Proteins encoded in a region of the Hippopotamus amphibius kiboko isolate mHipAmp2 chromosome 11, mHipAmp2.hap2, whole genome shotgun sequence genome:
- the FAM50B gene encoding protein FAM50B translates to MAQYKGTMREAGRALHLLKKREKQKEQMQVLKQRIAEETLSKSKVDRKFSAHYDAVEAELRSSTVGLVTLDDMKARQEALVRERERQLAQRERREQRRRQLEAQRKRERRRAQRRQIRSLSFSPDDDDDDGHPAGGAADGDPGAEPAARARARRPLGKDPAVDTSFLPDREREEEERRLREELRREWEARRERVKREEVEVTFSYWDGCGHRRAARIPKGSTVQQFLRRALQALRPDFRELRAASAEQLMFVKEDLILPHYHTFYDLIVAQARGKSGPLFAFDVHDDVRLRSDAALEKDESHAGKVVLRSWYEKNKHIFPASRWEPYDPEKRWDRYTVR, encoded by the coding sequence ATGGCTCAGTACAAGGGCACCATGCGCGAGGCCGGCCGCGCCCTGCACCTGCTCAAGAAGCGCGAGAAGCAGAAGGAGCAGATGCAGGTCCTGAAGCAGCGCATCGCCGAGGAGACCCTCAGCAAGTCCAAGGTGGACAGGAAGTTCTCGGCCCACTACGACGCGGTGGAGGCCGAGCTGAGGTCGAGCACCGTGGGGCTGGTGACCCTGGACGACATGAAGGCGCGGCAGGAGGCCCTGGTGCGCGAGCGCGAGCGGCAGCTGGCACAGCGCGAGCGGCGGGAGCAGCGGCGCCGGCAGCTGGAGGCGCAGCGCAAGCGGGAGCGCCGGCGGGCGCAGCGGCGCCAGATCCGCAGCCTGTCCTTCTCGcccgacgacgacgacgacgacggcCACCCCGCGGGGGGCGCCGCCGACGGGGACCCGGGCGCCGAGCCGGCCGCGCGCGCGCGGGCCCGGCGGCCCCTGGGCAAGGACCCGGCGGTGGACACGAGCTTCCTGCCGGACCGCGAGCGCGAGGAGGAGGAGCGGCGGCTGCGCGAGGAGCTGCGGCGCGAGTGGGAGGCGCGGCGCGAGCGCGTGAAGCGCGAGGAGGTGGAGGTGACCTTCAGCTACTGGGACGGCTGCGGGCACCGGCGCGCCGCGCGCATCCCCAAGGGCAGCACGGTGCAGCAGTTCCTCAGGCGGGCGCTGCAGGCGCTGCGCCCCGACTTCCGCGAGCTGCGCGCGGCCAGCGCGGAGCAGCTCATGTTCGTCAAGGAGGACCTCATCCTGCCGCACTACCACACCTTCTACGACCTGATCGTGGCGCAGGCGCGCGGCAAGAGCGGGCCGCTCTTCGCCTTCGACGTGCACGACGACGTGCGGCTGCGCAGCGACGCCGCCCTGGAGAAGGACGAGTCGCACGCGGGCAAGGTGGTGCTGCGCAGCTGGTACGAGAAGAACAAGCACATCTTCCCCGCCAGCCGCTGGGAGCCCTACGACCCCGAGAAGCGCTGGGACCGCTACACGGTCCGCTGA